One genomic window of Vulpes vulpes isolate BD-2025 chromosome 11, VulVul3, whole genome shotgun sequence includes the following:
- the ASCL3 gene encoding achaete-scute homolog 3 — MMDNRSYSNLPEKLPAVSESAHLPLTRSFYLDPMVTFHLYPDAPVPSPYSEDLPLLPFPSDSLIMENYGEPCPFAFPMSYPNYRRCEYSYGPAFIRKRNERERQRVKCVNEGYAQLRHHLPEEYLEKRLSKVETLRAAIKYINYLQSLLYPDKAETKNNPGKVSSLMAATSHHTDPIFRII; from the coding sequence ATGATGGACAATCGAAGCTACTCTAATCTGCCAGAAAAACTGCCTGCTGTCTCTGAATCTGCCCACCTGCCACTGACCAGGTCTTTCTATCTTGACCCCATGGTCACTTTCCACCTGTATCCTGATGCCCCAGTGCCGTCACCTTACTCTGAAGATCTGCCATTGCTGCCTTTTCCCAGCGATTCCCTGATCATGGAAAATTACGGTGAACCCTGCCCCTTCGCCTTCCCAATGTCTTATCCAAATTACAGAAGGTGTGAATACTCCTATGGGCCAGCCTTTATCCGGAAAAGGAATGAGCGGGAAAGGCAGCGGGTAAAGTGTGTCAATGAAGGCTATGCCCAGCTCCGACATCATCTGCCTGAGGAGTACTTGGAGAAACGACTCAGCAAAGTGGAAACTCTCAGAGCTGCCATCAAGTATATTAATTACCTGCAGTCTCTTCTGTACCCTGATAAGGCTGAGACCAAGAATAACCCTGGGAAAGTTTCCTCCCTTAtggcagccaccagccaccaCACTGACCCTATTTTCAGAATCATTTGA